In Rhodamnia argentea isolate NSW1041297 chromosome 11, ASM2092103v1, whole genome shotgun sequence, one genomic interval encodes:
- the LOC115742145 gene encoding LOW QUALITY PROTEIN: probable LRR receptor-like serine/threonine-protein kinase At4g37250 (The sequence of the model RefSeq protein was modified relative to this genomic sequence to represent the inferred CDS: deleted 1 base in 1 codon) translates to MFARGLDGHHHEEGEDRFIIVLDDSCLALALAGGLAPRARGLSMDGVLLLSFKYSVTSDPLRALDGWSYGDDTPCSWPGVTCGTATGNDTAASSRVVGLSLRGSRLTGSIPSDMGMLKYLRTLDLSNNSLNATLPDTLFDAAELRVLDLSDNRVEGPIPAAIGLLGNLQLLNLSYNALTGSLPANLTALTNLTVVSLENNYLTGNLPGGFDHVEVLDLSSNLINGSLPENLGGEGLQYLNVSHNRLSGEIPAGFGGRIPANATLDFSYNELAGEIPESVVWMNQDEASFSGNPDLCGIQTRNPCPIPSSPSFSPPNVSAPTSPPAFAAFPKTIGSTPETTNATASKSKRQTGLRPVTIVVIVVGDIAGIAMVAAIFVCVCRIKKRKKSLDTAPAKNEPSAAADTWSSTSSESRGFTRWSCLRKRGDNDGESSETTASDTDDNDDAKSYDNTQRLEKQEPYKEGMLVTIDNRGGGGGGDKVAALELETLLKASAYILGATGSSIMYKAVLEDGTTLAVRRIGESGAERFKDFEAQVRAVAKLVHPNLVRVRGFYWGVDEKLIIYDFVPNGSLANARYRKVGSSPCHLPWEARLRIAKGVARGLAYLHEKKHVHGNLKPSNILLGGDMEPKIGDFGLERLVTGDTSYKAGGSARNFGSKRSTASRDSFQDLGPGPGRSPSPSPSSIGGISPYHAPESLRSLKPSPKWDVFAFGVVLLELLSGKVVAVDELGQANGVVVDDQGRAVRMADAAIRGELEGKEDALLACFRLGLGCASPVPQKRPSMKEALHVLEKIPSSSTSMRHYGGHLV, encoded by the exons ATGTTTGCCAGAGGACTGGACGGTCATCATCATGAGGAAGGGGAAGACCGGTTCATCATCGTGTTGGACGATTCTTGT CTCGCGCTAGCGCTCGCCGGTGGGCTCGCGCCGCGCGCGCGGGGCCTCAGCATGGACGGAGTGCTTCTGCTCTCCTTCAAGTACTCCGTCACCAGCGACCCGCTCAGGGCGCTCGACGGCTGGAGCTACGGCGACGATACGCCATGCTCGTGGCCCGGCGTCACGTGCGGCACCGCCACCGGTAACGACACCGCCGCCTCCTCCCGCGTCGTCGGCCTCTCCCTCCGGGGCTCGCGGCTCACCGGCTCGATCCCCTCCGACATGGGCATGCTCAAGTACCTGCGGACCCTCGATCTTTCCAACAACTCCCTCAACGCCACGCTCCCCGACACTTTGTTCGATGCCGCCGAGCTCCGCGTCCTGGATCTCTCCGACAACCGGGTCGAGGGCCCCATCCCCGCCGCCATCGGTTTGCTCGGGAACCTCCAGCTCCTCAACCTCTCCTACAACGCTTTGACGGGAAGCCTGCCGGCCAACCTCACTGCGCTCACTAACCTGACTGTAGTGTCGCTCGAGAACAATTACCTCACGGGGAACCTCCCTGGCGGGTTTGACCATGTGGAGGTCCTCGATCTATCGTCAAACCTGATCAACGGGTCGCTGCCGGAGAATTTAGGGGGCGAGGGCCTCCAATACCTGAACGTGTCCCACAACCGGCTCTCTGGGGAGATCCCTGCGGGCTTCGGTGGGAGGATCCCGGCCAACGCCACCCTTGACTTCTCCTACAACGAACTCGCCGGCGAGATTCCGGAGTCTGTTGTGTGGATGAACCAGGACGAGGCGTCGTTCAGCGGGAACCCGGACCTCTGTGGGATTCAGACAAGGAACCCTTGCCCGATCCCTTCTTCCCCGTCATTCTCGCCGCCAAACGTGTCCGCTCCGACCTCGCCTCCTGCGTTCGCGGCTTTCCCGAAGACGATCGGCTCGACCCCTGAGACGACGAACGCGACGGCGAGCAAGTCCAAGAGACAAACGGGGCTTCGGCCGGTGACCATAGTTGTCATTGTGGTCGGTGACATTGCGGGCATTGCGATGGTGGCAGCGATTTTCGTGTGCGTTTGCCGgatcaagaaaaggaagaagagtcTCGACACGGCACCGGCCAAGAACGAACCCAGTGCGGCAGCGGATACATGGTCGTCCACCTCCTCGGAGTCGCGTGGGTTCACGCGATGGTCATGCTTGCGGAAGCGAGGCGACAACGACGGAGAGAGCTCCGAGACCACTGCCTCCGACACCGACGACAACGACGACGCGAAGAGCTACGACAACACTCAGCGGCTCGAGAAGCAGGAGCCCTACAAGGAAGGGATGCTCGTGACCATCGATaaccgcggcggcggcggcggaggggaCAAGGTGGCGGCGCTCGAGCTGGAGACATTGCTGAAGGCGTCCGCGTACATATTAGGGGCGACGGGGTCGAGCATAATGTACAAGGCAGTGCTGGAGGACGGGACGACGCTGGCGGTCCGGCGGATAGGGGAGAGCGGCGCGGAGCGGTTCAAGGACTTCGAGGCCCAGGTCCGAGCCGTGGCCAAGCTGGTCCACCCGAACCTGGTCCGGGTCCGCGGGTTCTACTGGGGGGTCGACGAGAAGCTCATCATCTACGATTTCGTCCCCAATGGCAGCCTCGCCAATGCCCGTTACA GGAAAGTGGGATCATCTCCTTGCCATTTGCCGTGGGAGGCCCGGCTCAGGATCGCGAAGGGAGTGGCCCGAGGGCTCGCGTACCTGCACGAGAAGAAGCACGTGCACGGGAACCTGAAGCCCAGCAACATCCTGCTCGGCGGCGACATGGAGCCCAAGATAGGCGATTTCGGCCTCGAGCGCCTCGTCACCGGCGACACGAGCTACAAGGCCGGCGGCTCCGCCAGGAACTTCGGGAGCAAGCGGTCCACCGCCTCACGCGACAGCTTCCAGGACCTCGGCCCGGGGCCTGGCCGCAGCCCCAGCCCCAGCCCGAGCTCGATCGGCGGGATCTCACCCTACCACGCGCCCGAGTCGCTGAGGAGCCTCAAGCCGAGCCCGAAGTGGGACGTGTTCGCGTTCGGGGTCGTGCTGCTCGAGCTGCTGTCGGGGAAGGTGGTGGCGGTGGACGAGCTCGGCCAGGCCAACGGGGTCGTGGTGGACGACCAGGGCCGGGCCGTGAGGATGGCCGACGCGGCGATCCGGGGCGAGCTGGAGGGCAAGGAGGACGCCCTGCTGGCTTGCTTCAGGCTGGGGCTCGGCTGCGCATCCCCGGTGCCCCAAAAGAGACCCTCGATGAAGGAGGCCCTACACGTTCTCGAGAAGATCCCATCTTCGTCAACGTCCATGCGCCATTATGGTGGTCACTTGGTATGA
- the LOC115742163 gene encoding microtubule-associated protein RP/EB family member 1C, translating into MATNIGMMDSAYFVGRSEILAWINSTLHLNLSKVEEACSGAVQCQLMDAVHPGMVPMHKVNFDAKSEYEMIQNYKVLQDVFNKLKITKHMEVSKLVKGRPLDNLEFMQWMKRYCDSVNGGGIQNYNPLERREASKGGKEATKKSTQSQPSKGSGPAPRVQSNNNARRHVDPSASLTNQSAKTSRAVPFASSAYDQQITELKLSVDSLEKERDFYFSKLRDIEILCQSPEIEDLPIVGAIKKILYAADDDASVVAEAQAMMSLHQKEAELLSPIAEVPEERTSSDTQKRKSIINPEVDAAASTLSSPRQRVLDASDVRSSGSSLMSY; encoded by the exons ATGGCGACGAACATCGGGATGATGGACTCGGCTTACTTCGTCGGGAGATCCGAGATCCTCGCTTGGATCAACTCGACCCTCCATCTCAATCTCTCCAAAGTCGAAGAG GCGTGTTCCGGCGCTGTCCAGTGCCAGCTTATGGACGCGGTTCATCCCGGGATGGTGCCGAtgcacaaggtcaatttcgacgCCAAGAGCGAGTACGAGATGATACAGAACTACAAGGTTCTTCAGGACGTCTTCAACAAGCTCAAAATCACGAAG CATATGGAAGTGAGCAAGCTCGTGAAAGGTAGGCCGCTTGACAATTTGGAGTTCATGCAATGGATGAAGCGGTACTGCGATTCCGTGAATGGAGGAGGTATTCAGAA CTATAATCCACTGGAAAGGAGAGAGGCTTCCAAGGGGGGTAAAGAAGCCACCAAGAAAAGCACACAGTCACAACCTTCCAAGGGTTCAGGACCTGCTCCCAGAGTTCAGTCCAACAATAATGCCCGTCGTCATGTTGATCCTTCTGCAAGCTTGACTAATCAGTCAGCCAAGACCTCCAGAGCTGTTCCTTTTGCAAGTTCAGCATATGATCAACAG ATAACAGAGTTGAAGCTATCGGTGGATAGTCTTGAGAAGGagagagatttttacttttcaaaactCAGAGATATCGAGATCTTGTGCCAGTCTCCTGAAATAGAGGACCTACCT ATTGTGGGAGCAATAAAGAAGATACTTTATGCAGCAGATGATGATGCATCCGTTGTCGCAGAAGCTCAAGCCATGATGTCGCTACACCAGAAAGAAGCAGAGTTGCTGAGTCCCATTGCCGAGGTTCCCGAAGAAAGAACAAGCTCAGATactcagaaaaggaaaagcataATCAACCCGGAAGTTGATGCCGCTGCTAGTACTTTGTCTTCTCCAAGGCAAAGGGTTTTGGACGCTTCTGATGTGCGTTCTAGTGGGTCATCTCTCATGAGTTACTGA